The following is a genomic window from Oncorhynchus kisutch isolate 150728-3 linkage group LG6, Okis_V2, whole genome shotgun sequence.
CCCAGTTTCATATCAGTTCTCCATAGGCAGTGCCAGGCCCCCAGGCTTTGTGGGGTCTGGGTTGCAGAAATCCTAAACCCCCTCTCAATAATGCCCTAGACcctgatagagaggagaggttgtTTGTCGCACAGGACCAGAGGTGCCTCAGCCCCGGGCACTGTGAGTCAGTGAGAGGGGGCCCTCCATAGAACCTCCTCTCAGCTACGTGGAAGGCAACCCACGTTGATCAGCAGCATCTTACAGGTTAGGGGGTTGGGCGGGGATGGGAGAGGAGTAATGAGAGAGGGGACGATTAGAGAAGTGACTCTGCCAACATATGATTGTCCTCCTGTGGTGGTGCAGGGGGTGCTAGGAGTGAGGGATGATcaggttaaaggttaaaggttaaaggtcAGAGGGTTTTAGCTGCCTGGCAGGATGGGGTCAGAAACGTGCCTCTGAATCTCCTGCCCCTCTGTGGAGGTCTCCAGGttgtcagggagggaggggaaacgCAGGCTGCCACACAGCAGTCCAGAGGGCCCCAGAGTTTGGCAGGAGACATGGTGGGGGCTGAGGCCCATGGAGGACCCTGGAAGGGGCTCTGTCTCAGGGGACATGGACATGGTGTCATCAGAGGCCACCGTGAGGTGGATTCCACTGGACAGGGAGTCCTTGAACTTGTGCTTCTCTGAGTCCGGGCTCTGCAAAGAAAAAAACAGGGGGTAGAGAGGTGAAGCACAAAAGCGATTCAGTAACTCAGTATACTGGACAACCTTTAATACCAATACTGTTTCACAATATCATATAGCTCTTCGAGGACAGAGCATTGTAGCAAGCAAAAACGGATATATATTGTACACCATACCACTACCCACCTGCATTGGCGAAAGCATGCTGTCAATCTTGATTGGGGGCATGGAGGGGACAGTGTGGATGATGGGGGCTGCTGTGCTGTACAGGGTGGTGGGGTGAGCAGGGTGAGGGCTGGGCAACACAGTTCTGTAGGCCGGGGGCACTGGGGTTATCTGCCTTTGGAGCAGCTGCAGGATCACGTGGATGTCTGCAGTCATCCGAGTCTCCAGTCTGGGCAGGGCCAAGGATGGAGGCAGGGTGGGTGGGAGAGGAAAGACCATAATGAATAAAGTCAATCATTTCTTCCTCTGTGATCTCTCTCAATCATTTCTTGGTTTTCCTCCATTATTTATTTTGGCTTCTTCTCCAATGATTATCTTCCTTTACCTGTCTgtaaatcctctcctctcctctcctctcctctcctctcctctcctctcctctcctctcctctcctctcctctcctctcctctcctctcctctcctctcctctcctctcctctcctctcctctcctctcctctcctcacagttCCTTTCTAAAGATCCCCTTAGCTGTGCCCTCGCCacttttcctctcctttcctgtcatccctttccccctcctcttctcttctctcctctcctctcctcacttttcctctcttctctcatctcctctataCCTGTGGAGCTGGGACTGTAGCAGCTCCACTCTGGACTCCAGTTCACTGGGCCTGTCCTCTGCACAGGGAGGAGAGTGGTAGGTGCCCCTGACTGAGGAGCAGCGCCGCTGGGGATCTGACAACTGACTGGTCCTCCGGTCAGGCCAATACCCATACACCCCTGGGCCTGGCATGTTGATGGGGGCTGCAGCTGGGATGTAGAGAAAGAGCAGAGATGCCTGTGGGAATGCTTTGATGCAGGTTATAACATAATACAGTCCACTGATCTTAGTTAGTTCATGCGTAATACTGAGATACTCCATATCTCAGTCTCTCTTTACCTGTGTATTGGTGACTTCCTCGGTCCAGGGGCGGCCCCATGCCGGCTAAGGGTCCACTGGGAGGCAGCAGGCTGACCACAGCAGGAGGGTAGTCATCGGTGTCATCCACAGAGGTGTACATCTCTGCTTTGCTATGTCCCAGGGGCTTCATCTCATCGTCACTGGACTGGGAGCAGGCGCTGGCGCTGCTACACATGCCCTCCCAGTGGGAGCTTGTGTCCGGGCCGCTGTGGTTCCCCAAAGGACACGACTGGTCTGGAAATGAGTCCTCACGGTCCATGCCGTCtacacacaaccaggacaggtACAATGTTCACCACAACTTTAGACATATCATTGATTGTAACACTACTTTAACTTTTAACAATGTATAAGAAATCCACCACTTCATAATGAGcagaaccacacacactcaccaggcCGGTTTCTCGTGCGTCGTGGACGCGGCCGTCGGTATCCACATTCAGAATCCTCACTGGGAGGTGCCTGGTTCATTCTATCTACCTAATACACATCAGCTTCAGTAACTCAACAAAAAACAACTTACACTTTacaacacattacacacacatcatCAATCATCAGATTTATACACTAAATATTCAAGAAGTAATGCTTTTGCATTAGTTTGTCTAACTAAAACTCATTGACCTTGTGCTAAGCTCTCTTTATGACtaagggctggtttcccagacacagattaagactAGACCAGGGCTAAAAACCCTTTCAaaggagattctccattgagaaTGATTTTTAGTCCAAGGCTACAcagtctgtgtccaggaaaccggcCCAACATGAACAGTACCTACTAGTGGTTGGAGAGGgtgctctctgtcccccccctgaTGGTACTCACATCTCGGAGGTTAAAGGTGATCTCCAGGTTGGTCCAGAAGCAGTCGGAGAAGTCTGGGTACATGTCCAGCACCTCCAGCAGGTCCTCCCTCAGGATTCTATGGAGGTCACAGTAGGTCAAAGCCCTGACGTCTGCACTCGACTTCCCTGGACGCCCAAAAAGATAGATGGGTTCCCCGAAGATATCATTCTGACCtatggagagaacgagagagagaatggagagatgagaggttgAAAGGTGTGACACCCGAAGATATCATTCTGACCTacggagagaacaagagagagagagatgagaggttgaAAGGTGTGACACCTGAAGAGGAAACGGAGATGAATAGAGGGACAATGGAGAAAGCAATgattgaacaacaacaaaaataattggACAACATACGCATTAAAAACACTCATAAactcactcacatacaccacCAGGGGGAGTGAAAGCCTCCGTCGACAAGACTACCCTGATAGATACTTTCTTCAGGATTATTTCTAGATTTTTCAGAGAGTAGAATAATAACACTAATGCTCTACATTATTCCAGTTAGGCCTGACTTTGTGTCCACTTAAATGCAGAGGGGAGACGAATCAAAGCGAGACAGGCTAGCATAGAGAGAGTGGGTGATCAATTGGGTGATCGGAAATCAATGACACTATGGAATGGAAGTGGAGCCGTGCCCAAACACCTCTGGCTAAACAGCACACCACaacacagcagtgtgtgtgtggatgtgtgtgtgtgagtgagcgtgagtgtgagagagggagagagagagaaacagatagacagagataggcagacagacagagataggcagacagacagagataggcagacagacagagataggcaCTAAACCACATAAGCTTGAAAGGGAAGAACGAGGGAAAGACTTAAAAAAGAAGGAGAGGCTACCcagtaaccaccaccacccttcagcctacccagtaaccaccaccacccttcagcctacccagtaaccaccaccacccttcagcttacccagtaaccaccaccacccttcagcctacccagtaaccaccaccacccttcagcttacccagtaaccaccaccacccttcagcctacccagtaaccaccaccacccttcagcctACCCAGTATGGCCACCACCACCCTTTAGCTTACAAagtaaccaccaccacccttcagcctacccagtaaccaccaccacccttcagcctacccagtaaccaccaccacccttcagcctACCCAGTATGGCCACCACCACCCTTCAGCTTACAAagtaaccaccaccacccttcagcctacccactaaccaccaccacccttcagcctacccagtaaccaccaccacccttcagcctacccagtaaccaccaccacacttcagcctacccagtaaccaccaccacccttcagcctacccagtaaccaccaccacccttcagcTTACCCAGTAACCACCAACCCCCTTCAGCCTACCcagtaaccaccaccacccttcagcctacccagtaaccaccaccacccttcagcttacccagtaaccaccaccacccttcagcctacccagtaaccaccaccacccttcagcctACCCAGTATGGCCACCACCACCCTTTAGCTTACAAagtaaccaccaccacccttcagcctacccagtaaccaccaccacccttcagcctacccagtaaccaccaccacccttcagcctACCCAGTATGGCCACCACCACCCTTCAGCTTACAAagtaaccaccaccacccttcagcctacccagtaaccaccaccacccttcagcctacccagtaaccaccaccacccttcagcctacccagtatggccaccaccacccttcagcctacccagtaaccatcaccacccttcagcctacccagtatggccaccacccttcagcctacccagtatggccaccaccacccttcagcctacccagtaaccatcaccacccttcagcctacccagtaatcaccaccacccttcagcctacccagtaaccaccaccacccttcagcctacccagtatggccaccaccacccttcagcctACCCAGTATGGCCACCACCACCCTTTAGCCTACCcagtaaccaccaccacccttcagcctACCCAGTATGGCAACCACCACCCTTCAGCCTACCCAGTAATcaccaccacccttcagcctacccagtatggccaccaccacccttcagcatacccagtaaccaccaccacccttcagcctacccagtaaccaccaccacccttcagcctacccagtaaccacaaccacccttcagcctacccagtaaccctcaccacccttcagcctacccagtaaccaccaccacccttcagcctacccagtaaccaccaccacccttcagcctacccagtaaccaccacccttcagcctacccagtaaccaccaccacccttcagcctacccagtaaccaccaccacccttcagcttacccagtaaccaccaccacccttcagcctacccagtatggccaccaccacccttcagcctacccagtaaccaccactacccttcagcctacccagtaaccaccaccacccttcagcctacccagtaaccaccaccacccttcagcctacccagtaaccaccaccacccttcagcctACCCAGTATGGCCACCACCACCCTTCAGCTTACAAagtaaccaccaccacccttcagcctacccagtaaccaccaccacccttcagcctacccagtaaccaccaccacccttcagcctacccagtaaccaccaccacccttcagcATAACcagtaaccaccaccacccttcagcttacccagtaaccaccaccacccttcagcctacccagtaaccaccaccacccttTAGCCTACCCAGTATGGCCACCACCACATCGTCTCTCAGAATCTCTATGGACCCTCTAGAGATGAAGTAGAGAGCTGAGAGGACGTCTCCCATGTGGACCAGGGTGTCGCCCGGAGGGGCGTGGGTGGTCTTAAACCTCATGGCCAGTGCCCGCAGACAGCCGTTACTGGCCCCCTTGAAGGCCCTGCAGTTCTGGAGCAGACAGCGGTTCAGGTGGAGGCAGATATCAGCCTGCAGACACTCAGGGAAACCCTTCAGCACCTAGAGaaatgggagagggagaaagagaggagagagagagagacagagagggagagagagagaaagagagaaagagagaaagagaggagagggagatacagagagacaaagagagagacacagagagagatagacacagagagagagacacagagagagacagagagacagagcgagagagagagacagacagagagagagagagagacaaagagagagagagagagagagagaggagacagagagagagagagagacaaagagagagagagagacaaagagagagacagagtgagagacagagcgagagagagatagagagacagagcgagacagagagagacagagaaacagagagagagagagagagagacagagagagagagccagagagagagtggggggagagctGTTTCAGTTGATGCTCACTATTGACAAggggacacatgcacacacacagtgtctatGCGATCAACTCTGTTCAGATTGAATTGACAGGCGTGCTCTCTGCTACGTCATGTTCCTGTGGTGTTAGAGGGCTAATGCTTTTCTCTTCTCCTCAACCAGCAGGACGCCATCTATCTACTAACACAAAGGATATGACGCACATCATTTCCACTGTTAGGTCTCCCTGTCTGAGCACCTAATAACGGAAAAACTCAGGTGGCAAGTAGGGAATATGTGTTTTTCGTGTGAATATGAACGTGTGTTTTTTGCGTGCGTATGGATGTGTGCGTGTTTGGCTGTATATgaatgtgtgtttgagagtgactCACAGCGTTCATGTCGATGCCATTGGTATAGGACCAGGCATGTTGGAAGTATTCCTCCAGTCTCTGGCGTAGTCCCTCTGGGATCTGGTGGAAGCGGATGAACTCTTTGACACGCAGCATCTGGGTGTGGTAACGGGCCGTGCCGGAGTACAGCCTCTGGATGATAGCCGACACGTTACCAAAGATACTGGCATACATCAGAGCTACAGCAGACGACAGAGAGACATGTCAGTGACATCCACCTAAAATCATAGGTGGTACTACACTTAAAGTAATGCAGCAATGCATATGaacactctggacacacagacacactggtgaCGTACTCAGACACACTGGTGACGTACTCAGACACACTACTCACAGCCGATTAGCATGATGCAGATGGAGAAGATCTTCTCAGGGTTGGTGTTGGGGGAAACGTTGCCGAAGCCCACGCTGGTCAAGCTGCTGAAGGTAAAGTAAAGCGCCGTGACGTATTTATCCTTGGTGGAGGGGCCGGAGGCAgggtctgtgtcgttgtatggtTTACCAATCTGTTCAGCCAGGTTGTCCAGCCAGCCGATCTTCATGCCTCCGATGCGTGCCGAGTTGGTGCGCTCCGCGTTGCCGATGGCGTACCAGATACAGGCCAGCCAATGGGCAATGAGGGCAAAGGTGCACATGAGGAGGAAGAGAACGGCGGCGCCGTACTCTGAGTAGCGGTCCAGCTTCCGTGCCACACGCACCAATCGCAGCAGCCGAGCAGTCTTCAGCAAGCCAATCAGAGTGGTTGTCtggggctgagaggagagaggttcAATGTACAAACAAAGCAATTAATGTAAAAGAACAAGAAGATTTATGAGATTGACTTTGTTGAATTGGTACACTGACCAACACTGCAAAAAAAGGACCATTACTACACATAGATTAAAATGATCCACCTTCTCCGccatccatctcacctcatcaGAGCCAGAGCGGAATATGAGCAGGTCGAAGGGGATGGCTGCCACTATATCAATGAGGAACCAGCCTTTGAAGTAATGCTGGGCGATGCGCCCCGGGTGGCTGACCACCTCGTCATTGTGATTGACATATGTGGTCCGGAAGTTGATGAGAATGTCCACGATAAACATGACGTCCACCACCAGATCCACCACGTTGAGGGGGTTGCAGGTGTAGCCACAGGAGCGCCGGAGCTCGTCCTCCACCTCGTTGAGCAGGAAGGCAGCGGAGTAGGGGGTGAAGACGGCCGTGTAGATGACCAGCAGAAGGATGACCCAGTCCCACACCGCCTTGAAGGGACTGTAGTGGAGGATGGTCCACTTGTGGATGCGAGGCGCCTGGAGCTTGTACTCTGGCAGGACATCAGCCCCTAGGGACAGTACCTAAACGGGGAGGGCAGAGATGGTCAGAGAGTCCTGCTGAATCTAGATTAATCATGGGCAGCAAAAGCGAAACAGAATTTAAACAGAATATCTTCACAATGGCCCCTCACCACCCTGCTGAAAAGGCCTTGATTAGAACCCCAAGAATATGAGATGATAAGCCAAACAGCCTTAGCAAAATGGAAAGCAGTATAAGAAATGGGAAAGAGAGTGAGTCATGTCAGAGAACTGTGCCGAGAAACCTGAGGGACATGGGTTCAGGGAACCAGAGCAGAAGACAGTtcagagaggagcagaacaggaccTGATATTGTCTTTGTTGTGCCCTTTGGGGGAAGGAAGTGGAGCAACTGTGTTCTGTCTAACTACCTACTGTGTCTGACACCGCGGGCCTCCAACCCACATGTCTATCACCTCTAGCACAACTAGAACAGCAGCAGCAAAAAAACACAACAACCCTCCATTAGCTGTTCAAGCCCTGTCACAAATCAATCAGAGTTAATGTGTATTCCAGAATGAGTgacaaagagggagaaggagtgtgtgtgtgtgtgtgtgtgtgtgcgtgtgcgtgtgtgtgtgtgtgtgtgtgtgcgtgtgtgtgtgtgtgtgtgtgtgtgtgtgtgtaatacaatGCAATAAGTGTAAATGTTCACACAAACATCCCTCAGTCTCACAGCTAGCCAGTCATGTTGTCATGAAGACAATTATGTCCTGGAGTATAAACAATATCTGTCTCAATGGACTCAACACAAACACTGTAGAAGCCAACGCACAGCTTTTCACGAGACAAATATCTACATGGTTGACGGGGGTCTGATTTCTGAGTGTTCAACACAGTCAGTACAGCCAAGTAGGAACCAAATCAACTATAATAACCAGTATGTAAATTATAGGTGCAAATTCAAATACAGAGAGGACCTTAGTGATTGTGTTCTCATAGTGACGGCACAGACCATAATATGacctaaaaatgtatattttcctCACACACCAATGTATAATTTCCTCACACACCATCATCGAAACGACAGTATCTGAATGGACAACAATAACCCATAAGAACACACTCACATAGACCATTTCAATCAGTCTGAGCCTAGTGCTCCTACTAACCGGTACAACGATGAGAGCCTCCATATCCAGGAGCTCCAGTCTATCCTGGTCCCGaccacagcagcagcaggaggaggagcacGACACCCTGGTCCCCCTCAAATTCCCCAGCAGCCCACCCTGCCTCCCCCGGAACATATAGGTCCTCCCCTGCTCCATCCTAGCCCGCTATGTCCAGCACAATGCTCTAGATCAGCTACCCAGTGGCCCAGTGCCTATGTGCCCAGCTCTAACAGACCACTGCTGGGGAGTGGACCctctctggctgcctggctgTCTGTACCCTTCTCCCCCGCCCCACCCCGCTCACTGGCCTTTTAAAAGACCCTGCTGCAGCTCACCTGCCACACCATGTGACCCCTGCACTGTCCCTCGGCCAATGGCAGAGCAGGGTAAGTGCCCTAATTTACAAGCAAATCGACAGGGATTGTTGCAAAGAGCTGGGTGATTTTGGTTCATTTTCACTAACACCTTTTGTGAGTGCTTGTGTAGGAGGGCAGTATTGGTCAAAACTGTCTGTGTGCTTGACGTAGAGGCTGTatggatgaccaaggatgttctcttgataagtgtgtgaattaaacaattttcctgtcctgctaaccattcaaaatgtacttttgggtgtcagggaaaatgtatggagtaaaaaagtacataattttcttttggaaaataaaagtaaaagtagtcaaaaatataaatagttgagtaaagtacagataccaagaaactacttaagtagtacttgcaAGTATTTTTACAGCTCTGGACATAGGCAGACACAATGTGCTCTCTGATATCACCCATATGGGCTCCCGAATGGTGcaaaggccctgcatctcagtgcaaagagaagtcactacagtccctggttcgattccagactgtatcacatccggatgggattgggagtcccatagggcgcagcacaattggcccagcgtcgtccgggtttggccgggataggctgtcattgtaaataagaatttgttcttaactgacttgcctagttaaataaaggttcaatagaaaataaataaaatctgttGTTGTCTCACTCGAGATTCATGACAGTTAACATGTGCTGCAGGCTGAGCTGGTGCAACCTCCCTGATCAACATGTGCTGCAGGCTGGGCTGGTGGGACCTCTACAGTCAACATGTGCTGCAGGCTGGGCTGGTGCAACCTCCCTGATCAACATGTGCTGCAGGCTGGGCTGGTGGGACCTCTACAGTCAACATGTGCTGCAGGCTGGGCTGGTGGAACCTCTCTGATCAACATGTGCTGCACACTAGGCTGGTGGAACCTCCACAGTCAACATGTGCTGCAGGCTGGGCTGGTGGAACCTCCACAGTCAACATGTGCTGCAGGCTAGGCTGATGGAACCTACACAGTCAACATGTTCTGCAGGCTAGACTAGTGGAACCAATACTGGCTCATACTACTTTGCATGTATAGTTTGCATAACTATGAACATAGCCATGGTGACAGAATAATCTGTAAAAACACACAGCGTTACCATGGTGCCCTTGCTGCCAACCCTCTCCAATATCCCTACTTAGCTGGATCACAAAATACAGGTACATTAAATGCGGCATGTTCAGTGCTACAAGGTTTTTGCCCTACTAAATAACCTGAGAGTACAAGGTGAAAGCTTCCTATGACAATTTCCATTTCTTTCCAGAACATCTGACCTCTCTCAGCCCTCACAGCTttgattcttaaatggaaaagaTGTTCAGACTCAAAGTAAGAGAACAAACCTGTAAGGCTAAAGTCCCCACATACAGTCAGTCCTAGAGGTGATAAAATGACACCACATGGTTAGTCTCCTATCGATTCCCATCCAGACTACACACTGCCCACTTACCACACTATGACCCAACTCTCACCCAGTCCAGTGCTGCTCCAGTAGTCAGTAAACTAATCTAATACTGGGAATAGAGTAGGACTGAGCTTTAATTAAATGGATAGTTCAGTTAATGCATTTCTTACCCTGAATAAATAATTTGAAACAACAAACTGAAACGATTGACTGAAGACTGAGGATGTTAAAATGAACTGCAGAACCTCTCATAGCAGAGCATTTAAAgtactgtacagatgtaggatcttaattttagCCAGTTcgatacagcaggaaaataactctgcagcaacaggaaatgtgaattattatgtggattataatgaatgacatttcaaagtggaaattataaacttcagaagcctttttaaacctcaaatacacaacaCGCTTTACATtttctgcattgcaggaaagtgcTCCTGCAACAGGATGATGAAATTAAGATTGTACACCTGCAGCAAGCTGAGGGATgggcagtgtgcgtgtgtgtgttacccaGATTCACTCATCTGGGTAATTTCTGATTATTGACATAATTTCCAGTCCTGTTTCATAATGACAGCCTGAATAAGATCCATGCTGTCGGCACCACAATGTTTAACCCAAACCACTCAGGGCTTATAACAGTTAACAGTCCTTATTGGAAAATACAATGACATCTGACATAGAATacaacaaatatattttttaagattAAAAACAAACACTAGCTATTTGCATAAAGAACACCTAACTATGTTAATACTTCAGTAACAATCCAGTAACAATGGAATTAAAAACCTCTGACACTTAGTGTTATTTCATACACCAAAACAAACA
Proteins encoded in this region:
- the LOC109878688 gene encoding potassium voltage-gated channel subfamily H member 6-like isoform X1, encoding MPVRRGHVALQNTYLDTIIRKFDGQNRKFLIANAQMKNCGIIYCNEGFCQMFGFSRAEIMQQPCTCQFLVGPGTMKTALTQLAQALLGSEERKVEILYYNKEGTCRPCLIDVVPVKKAEGQVIMFILNFQEIIDPSLKKPGLRQRVAQGWVWAGQSRRLKLRLPLVRAMRRSSLAIDQFEGVVVDCLQPNSEEIPLKEFRIPSKESCMQSETEALIEQDHESSQPASHYSPKLLSLLSERLEPSVPFLPSSPFSSAAFPRTVLPRSRSRETVGSLRRASSLDDLDSMRAESGRPGDPHSNSIPSESKQTKPKLPGPVGDLKAGTLSSTSDSDLMRRRTSTRRTSTRNPLTLSFASDLLRPPSPTEIEIIAPSKVKDRHRDVTEKVTHVTQVLSLGADVLPEYKLQAPRIHKWTILHYSPFKAVWDWVILLLVIYTAVFTPYSAAFLLNEVEDELRRSCGYTCNPLNVVDLVVDVMFIVDILINFRTTYVNHNDEVVSHPGRIAQHYFKGWFLIDIVAAIPFDLLIFRSGSDEPQTTTLIGLLKTARLLRLVRVARKLDRYSEYGAAVLFLLMCTFALIAHWLACIWYAIGNAERTNSARIGGMKIGWLDNLAEQIGKPYNDTDPASGPSTKDKYVTALYFTFSSLTSVGFGNVSPNTNPEKIFSICIMLIGSLMYASIFGNVSAIIQRLYSGTARYHTQMLRVKEFIRFHQIPEGLRQRLEEYFQHAWSYTNGIDMNAVLKGFPECLQADICLHLNRCLLQNCRAFKGASNGCLRALAMRFKTTHAPPGDTLVHMGDVLSALYFISRGSIEILRDDVVVAILGQNDIFGEPIYLFGRPGKSSADVRALTYCDLHRILREDLLEVLDMYPDFSDCFWTNLEITFNLRDVDRMNQAPPSEDSECGYRRPRPRRTRNRPDGMDREDSFPDQSCPLGNHSGPDTSSHWEGMCSSASACSQSSDDEMKPLGHSKAEMYTSVDDTDDYPPAVVSLLPPSGPLAGMGPPLDRGSHQYTAAAPINMPGPGVYGYWPDRRTSQLSDPQRRCSSVRGTYHSPPCAEDRPSELESRVELLQSQLHRLETRMTADIHVILQLLQRQITPVPPAYRTVLPSPHPAHPTTLYSTAAPIIHTVPSMPPIKIDSMLSPMQSPDSEKHKFKDSLSSGIHLTVASDDTMSMSPETEPLPGSSMGLSPHHVSCQTLGPSGLLCGSLRFPSLPDNLETSTEGQEIQRHVSDPILPGS
- the LOC109878688 gene encoding potassium voltage-gated channel subfamily H member 6-like isoform X3 is translated as MKNCGIIYCNEGFCQMFGFSRAEIMQQPCTCQFLVGPGTMKTALTQLAQALLGSEERKVEILYYNKEGTCRPCLIDVVPVKKAEGQVIMFILNFQEIIDPSLKKPGLRQRVAQGWVWAGQSRRLKLRLPLVRAMRRSSLAIDQFEGVVVDCLQPNSEEIPLKEFRIPSKESCMQSETEALIEQDHESSQPASHYSPKLLSLLSERLEPSVPFLPSSPFSSAAFPRTVLPRSRSRETVGSLRRASSLDDLDSMRAESGRPGDPHSNSIPSESKQTKPKLPGPVGDLKAGTLSSTSDSDLMRRRTSTRRTSTRNPLTLSFASDLLRPPSPTEIEIIAPSKVKDRHRDVTEKVTHVTQVLSLGADVLPEYKLQAPRIHKWTILHYSPFKAVWDWVILLLVIYTAVFTPYSAAFLLNEVEDELRRSCGYTCNPLNVVDLVVDVMFIVDILINFRTTYVNHNDEVVSHPGRIAQHYFKGWFLIDIVAAIPFDLLIFRSGSDEPQTTTLIGLLKTARLLRLVRVARKLDRYSEYGAAVLFLLMCTFALIAHWLACIWYAIGNAERTNSARIGGMKIGWLDNLAEQIGKPYNDTDPASGPSTKDKYVTALYFTFSSLTSVGFGNVSPNTNPEKIFSICIMLIGSLMYASIFGNVSAIIQRLYSGTARYHTQMLRVKEFIRFHQIPEGLRQRLEEYFQHAWSYTNGIDMNAVLKGFPECLQADICLHLNRCLLQNCRAFKGASNGCLRALAMRFKTTHAPPGDTLVHMGDVLSALYFISRGSIEILRDDVVVAILGQNDIFGEPIYLFGRPGKSSADVRALTYCDLHRILREDLLEVLDMYPDFSDCFWTNLEITFNLRDVDRMNQAPPSEDSECGYRRPRPRRTRNRPDGMDREDSFPDQSCPLGNHSGPDTSSHWEGMCSSASACSQSSDDEMKPLGHSKAEMYTSVDDTDDYPPAVVSLLPPSGPLAGMGPPLDRGSHQYTAAAPINMPGPGVYGYWPDRRTSQLSDPQRRCSSVRGTYHSPPCAEDRPSELESRVELLQSQLHRLETRMTADIHVILQLLQRQITPVPPAYRTVLPSPHPAHPTTLYSTAAPIIHTVPSMPPIKIDSMLSPMQSPDSEKHKFKDSLSSGIHLTVASDDTMSMSPETEPLPGSSMGLSPHHVSCQTLGPSGLLCGSLRFPSLPDNLETSTEGQEIQRHVSDPILPGS
- the LOC109878688 gene encoding potassium voltage-gated channel subfamily H member 6-like isoform X2, which encodes MPVRRGHVALQNTYLDTIIRKFDGQNRKFLIANAQMKNCGIIYCNEGFCQMFGFSRAEIMQQPCTCQFLVGPGTMKTALTQLAQALLGSEERKVEILYYNKEGTCRPCLIDVVPVKKAEGQVIMFILNFQEIIDPSLKKPGLRQRVAQGWVWAGQSRRLKLRLPLVRAMRRSSLAIDQFEGVVVDCLQPNSEEIPLKEFRIPSKESCMQSETEALIEQDHESSQPASHYSPKLLSLLSERLEPSVPFLPSSPFSSAAFPRTVLPRSRSRETVGSLRRASSLDDLDSMRAESGRPGDPHSNSNLKAGTLSSTSDSDLMRRRTSTRRTSTRNPLTLSFASDLLRPPSPTEIEIIAPSKVKDRHRDVTEKVTHVTQVLSLGADVLPEYKLQAPRIHKWTILHYSPFKAVWDWVILLLVIYTAVFTPYSAAFLLNEVEDELRRSCGYTCNPLNVVDLVVDVMFIVDILINFRTTYVNHNDEVVSHPGRIAQHYFKGWFLIDIVAAIPFDLLIFRSGSDEPQTTTLIGLLKTARLLRLVRVARKLDRYSEYGAAVLFLLMCTFALIAHWLACIWYAIGNAERTNSARIGGMKIGWLDNLAEQIGKPYNDTDPASGPSTKDKYVTALYFTFSSLTSVGFGNVSPNTNPEKIFSICIMLIGSLMYASIFGNVSAIIQRLYSGTARYHTQMLRVKEFIRFHQIPEGLRQRLEEYFQHAWSYTNGIDMNAVLKGFPECLQADICLHLNRCLLQNCRAFKGASNGCLRALAMRFKTTHAPPGDTLVHMGDVLSALYFISRGSIEILRDDVVVAILGQNDIFGEPIYLFGRPGKSSADVRALTYCDLHRILREDLLEVLDMYPDFSDCFWTNLEITFNLRDVDRMNQAPPSEDSECGYRRPRPRRTRNRPDGMDREDSFPDQSCPLGNHSGPDTSSHWEGMCSSASACSQSSDDEMKPLGHSKAEMYTSVDDTDDYPPAVVSLLPPSGPLAGMGPPLDRGSHQYTAAAPINMPGPGVYGYWPDRRTSQLSDPQRRCSSVRGTYHSPPCAEDRPSELESRVELLQSQLHRLETRMTADIHVILQLLQRQITPVPPAYRTVLPSPHPAHPTTLYSTAAPIIHTVPSMPPIKIDSMLSPMQSPDSEKHKFKDSLSSGIHLTVASDDTMSMSPETEPLPGSSMGLSPHHVSCQTLGPSGLLCGSLRFPSLPDNLETSTEGQEIQRHVSDPILPGS